One genomic segment of Ancylobacter sp. IITR112 includes these proteins:
- a CDS encoding glycosyltransferase encodes MTASDVKRPILFMDIVQDYPTMGGVARVSEQVFGLLARQFSPRVLSARALARHLGLDAPDLAYLDRERHVAQALARQLPDAILFFPNFQSPVPGRLRGGTSPVISLIHDLQFAFLAQYFPPQRRDWLSGAFAEAGAHSDCLVFVSQTTRRHYLERYGAPRNQAVIYNPISVEPPGPRPPEAGSEPFLLASMHAHPHKNFAGLFRVFEALAARLPNLRLLLTGHGRETLPGLAELAHPPPGRIRHLGHVEDRMLQSLSYHATAFVSLSARPCIGVSRGALPDGPRPLSRQSDRPQLPLLTAGGRSSGQVPQ; translated from the coding sequence TTGACGGCTTCCGACGTCAAGCGACCCATTCTGTTTATGGATATCGTGCAGGACTACCCGACCATGGGCGGCGTTGCGCGGGTATCGGAGCAGGTCTTCGGGCTGCTTGCGCGGCAGTTCAGCCCGCGCGTGCTGTCCGCGCGGGCGCTCGCGCGGCACCTGGGGCTGGACGCACCCGACCTCGCTTATCTCGACCGCGAGCGGCATGTGGCGCAGGCACTCGCCCGCCAGCTTCCGGACGCGATCCTGTTCTTCCCCAATTTCCAGTCGCCCGTGCCGGGCCGGCTGCGGGGCGGCACCTCGCCGGTCATCAGCCTGATCCACGACCTGCAATTCGCCTTCCTGGCCCAGTATTTCCCGCCCCAGCGCCGCGACTGGCTCTCCGGTGCCTTCGCGGAAGCCGGCGCGCACTCCGACTGCCTCGTCTTTGTCAGCCAGACGACGCGGCGACATTATCTGGAACGCTACGGCGCGCCGCGCAATCAGGCGGTGATCTACAATCCCATCAGTGTGGAGCCTCCGGGACCGCGCCCGCCGGAGGCCGGGTCGGAACCGTTTCTCCTGGCCTCGATGCATGCCCACCCTCACAAGAACTTTGCCGGGCTGTTTCGCGTGTTCGAGGCTCTGGCCGCCCGCCTGCCCAACCTCCGCCTGCTGCTCACCGGCCATGGCCGCGAGACCCTGCCGGGGCTCGCCGAGCTGGCGCATCCGCCGCCGGGGCGCATACGCCATCTCGGTCATGTCGAGGACCGGATGCTTCAGTCGCTCTCCTACCACGCCACGGCCTTTGTGAGCCTGTCGGCGAGACCGTGTATCGGCGTGTCCCGCGGAGCACTTCCGGATGGTCCGCGGCCTCTCTCCAGGCAGTCGGATCGGCCTCAATTACCGCTTCTGACGGCGGGCGGCCGGTCGAGCGGGCAGGTGCCGCAATAG
- the fhuF gene encoding siderophore-iron reductase FhuF, with translation MIEPLAPLFRGALEEIGDALFVDDGRAGPEPLGALLAGERLAGVLARFAARYDEPEARAVASQWSKLYFSRLLVPATAAAIAADWRLPLAPERMRVTLDAEGGVAAFALPEPGGAVRAGDAETRFGFLVEAHLPAAIDSLARASGLTRRVLWSNAGNLFERVVSHCAGLLGEAHPGVRHGRELLARRRLASGAANPLAEPVRYLADGTRQRRVCCLRYLVPALAYCGTCPLDRPPAVRSGN, from the coding sequence ATGATCGAGCCGTTGGCACCACTGTTCCGGGGCGCGCTGGAAGAGATCGGCGACGCGCTGTTCGTCGATGACGGCCGCGCGGGGCCGGAGCCGCTCGGCGCGCTGCTGGCCGGGGAGCGGCTTGCCGGCGTGCTCGCCCGTTTCGCCGCGCGCTATGACGAGCCGGAGGCGCGGGCGGTCGCCTCGCAATGGTCGAAGCTCTATTTCTCCCGCCTGCTGGTGCCGGCGACGGCGGCGGCGATCGCCGCCGACTGGCGCCTGCCACTGGCGCCGGAGCGGATGCGGGTGACGCTGGACGCCGAGGGCGGCGTCGCCGCCTTCGCCCTGCCGGAGCCGGGGGGCGCGGTTCGGGCCGGCGACGCCGAGACGCGCTTCGGCTTTCTGGTCGAGGCGCATCTGCCCGCGGCGATCGACAGTCTCGCGCGCGCCAGCGGGCTGACGCGGCGGGTGCTATGGAGCAATGCCGGCAATCTTTTCGAGCGGGTCGTCAGCCATTGCGCCGGCCTCTTGGGCGAGGCGCATCCCGGCGTGCGGCACGGGCGCGAGCTGCTGGCGCGGCGGCGGCTCGCCTCCGGCGCGGCCAACCCGCTCGCCGAGCCGGTGCGCTACCTCGCCGACGGCACCCGCCAGCGCCGCGTCTGCTGCCTGCGCTATCTCGTGCCCGCGCTTGCCTATTGCGGCACCTGCCCGCTCGACCGGCCGCCCGCCGTCAGAAGCGGTAATTGA
- a CDS encoding TonB-dependent siderophore receptor — protein sequence MPFPALALALLITSALVTPALLSAPAHAQGAPAATRVRLDLPAQPLSRALIAFSNATGLQLLFDAGLARGRTAPAIAGTLTYAEALDRLLAGSGLTYRISGNTLTIAAPSAGGAGAAADGSIELGIIEVAGEQNPFGPVDGYLATTTSSGTGIATPIIETPQSISVVTADQIADQNATSLTDTLLYTPGVVAQSGSFSRMADDVMMRGFNVADGSSGMLRDGMQFQSNVYGGGQEPYGLERVEVLRGPASILYGQMSPGGVINAISKRPTEETLREVNLEGGTYQYKQISADFGGKLTEDGTLTYRLTGLYRDGENWVNNTPDDKAYIAPAITWSPTDDTTLTLLASYQSVDTAFATPLQFEDVSAGNIPRSEFLGIDGFDSYSSDSSTVAALFEHHFDNGLTFRSNARYYEANVDWSYMTGNLAPLSQTGGLLARIAQTRYDASYGVTSANSLEAKFDALGAEHTALIGFDYYLRSYDSHRYRGGSYSFLDLDTGVSYGGPNVNFAIDRGSDTLANQYGLFVQDQIKFGEHWVLLLGGRQDWTNSTTTAYQTGKVTDQEDSAFTGRAGLVYLFDNGLAPYASVSQSFQPQVGLNYATGAPLDPSKGLQYEAGLRYEPVGQNLLFTAAVYDITQTNVVTYDALGYSYQQGEVRSRGFEFEARGQIGRLELIAAYSYTDAKVTESAYAEDIGQQVALVPRNAASLWLTYTLDEIGLRGVKIGAGVRYIGTTNLYDSLYEVPAYTLVDAMASVDLGVYNPKLQGATLKINARNVLNEQYYTCVSIDGCRYGEPATVIGTLSYKW from the coding sequence TTGCCTTTCCCGGCGCTGGCGCTGGCGCTCCTGATTACGAGCGCGCTGGTCACGCCGGCCCTGCTGAGCGCCCCGGCCCACGCCCAGGGCGCGCCCGCCGCCACCCGGGTGCGCCTCGATCTTCCCGCCCAGCCGCTGTCGCGCGCGCTGATCGCCTTTTCCAACGCCACCGGCCTGCAGCTTCTGTTCGATGCCGGGCTGGCGCGCGGGCGCACCGCGCCGGCGATCGCCGGCACCCTCACCTATGCCGAGGCGCTGGACCGGCTGCTGGCGGGCTCGGGGCTCACCTACCGGATCAGCGGCAACACGCTGACCATCGCCGCACCTTCCGCCGGCGGGGCCGGGGCTGCCGCCGACGGTTCGATCGAGCTCGGCATCATCGAGGTGGCGGGCGAGCAGAACCCGTTCGGTCCGGTCGACGGCTATCTCGCCACCACCACTTCCTCCGGCACCGGCATCGCCACGCCGATCATCGAGACGCCGCAGTCGATCAGCGTGGTGACGGCGGACCAGATCGCCGACCAGAACGCCACCTCGCTGACCGACACGCTGCTCTACACGCCCGGCGTGGTCGCCCAGTCCGGCTCCTTCAGCCGCATGGCCGACGATGTGATGATGCGCGGCTTCAACGTCGCCGACGGGTCGAGCGGCATGCTGCGCGACGGCATGCAGTTCCAGTCCAACGTCTATGGCGGCGGCCAGGAGCCCTACGGGCTGGAGCGCGTCGAGGTGCTGCGTGGGCCGGCCTCCATCCTTTACGGCCAGATGTCGCCCGGCGGCGTGATCAACGCCATTTCCAAGCGGCCGACCGAGGAGACGCTGCGCGAGGTCAATCTCGAAGGCGGCACTTATCAATACAAGCAGATCTCGGCCGATTTCGGCGGCAAGCTCACCGAGGACGGCACGCTGACCTACCGGCTCACCGGCCTTTACCGCGACGGCGAGAACTGGGTGAACAACACGCCGGACGACAAGGCCTACATCGCCCCGGCGATCACCTGGAGCCCGACCGACGACACCACCCTGACCCTGCTCGCGAGCTATCAGAGCGTCGATACCGCTTTCGCCACCCCGCTGCAGTTCGAGGATGTCAGTGCCGGCAACATCCCGCGCAGCGAATTTCTCGGCATTGACGGCTTCGACAGCTACAGCAGCGACAGTTCCACCGTCGCCGCCCTGTTCGAGCACCATTTCGACAATGGCCTGACCTTCCGCAGCAATGCCCGCTACTACGAGGCCAATGTCGACTGGAGCTACATGACCGGCAATCTCGCGCCGCTGTCGCAGACCGGCGGGCTGCTGGCCCGGATCGCCCAGACCCGCTACGACGCCTCCTATGGCGTGACCTCGGCCAATTCGCTGGAAGCCAAGTTCGATGCGCTGGGCGCCGAGCACACCGCGCTGATCGGCTTCGACTATTATCTGCGCTCCTACGATTCCCACCGCTATCGCGGCGGTTCCTACAGCTTCCTCGATCTCGACACCGGCGTCTCCTATGGCGGCCCGAACGTCAATTTCGCCATCGACCGCGGCTCCGACACGCTGGCCAACCAGTACGGCCTGTTCGTGCAGGACCAGATCAAGTTCGGCGAGCACTGGGTGCTGCTGCTCGGCGGGCGGCAGGACTGGACCAACAGCACCACCACCGCCTACCAGACCGGCAAGGTCACCGACCAGGAAGACAGCGCTTTCACCGGCCGCGCCGGCCTCGTCTATCTCTTCGACAACGGCCTCGCGCCCTATGCCAGCGTGAGCCAGTCTTTCCAGCCGCAGGTGGGGCTGAACTACGCCACCGGCGCGCCGCTCGATCCGAGCAAGGGCCTGCAATATGAGGCGGGCCTGCGCTATGAGCCGGTGGGGCAGAACCTGCTGTTCACCGCCGCCGTCTACGACATTACCCAGACCAATGTCGTGACCTATGACGCGCTGGGCTATTCCTACCAGCAGGGCGAGGTGCGCTCGCGCGGCTTCGAATTCGAGGCGCGCGGCCAGATCGGGCGGCTGGAGCTGATCGCCGCCTACAGCTACACCGATGCCAAGGTGACGGAGAGCGCCTATGCCGAGGATATCGGCCAGCAGGTGGCGCTTGTGCCGCGCAATGCCGCCTCGCTCTGGCTGACCTACACGCTGGACGAGATCGGCCTGCGCGGGGTGAAGATCGGCGCCGGCGTGCGCTATATCGGCACCACCAACCTCTATGACAGCCTCTACGAGGTGCCGGCCTATACGCTGGTCGACGCCATGGCCAGCGTCGATCTCGGCGTCTACAATCCGAAGCTGCAGGGCGCGACGCTGAAGATCAATGCCCGCAACGTTCTCAACGAGCAATATTATACCTGCGTCTCCATCGACGGCTGCCGCTATGGCGAGCCGGCGACGGTGATCGGCACGCTGAGCTATAAATGGTGA
- a CDS encoding RNA polymerase sigma factor has protein sequence MTAHLLDVTRLYVAEQGRLRAYVRRILRNRASAEDVVQQAFVNLLGRRPEAEAPSPAYVMQAVRHLALNQLRDTRRRAQIELSGAPLDEIADLAPSPEMAAVHRSELLCLLTALAALPPRRREAFVLCRIEGLSYDEAAARMEVSRNTVISHIVAAMAELSRRL, from the coding sequence ATGACTGCCCACCTTCTGGACGTGACACGGCTCTACGTCGCCGAGCAGGGGCGCCTGCGCGCCTATGTGCGCCGCATCCTGCGCAATCGGGCGAGCGCGGAGGATGTGGTGCAGCAGGCCTTCGTCAACCTCTTGGGCCGGCGCCCGGAGGCCGAGGCGCCGAGCCCGGCCTATGTCATGCAGGCGGTGCGGCATCTGGCGCTCAACCAGTTGCGCGACACGCGCCGGCGCGCCCAGATCGAGCTTTCCGGCGCGCCGCTGGACGAGATCGCCGATCTCGCTCCCTCGCCGGAAATGGCGGCGGTGCATCGCAGCGAGCTGCTGTGCCTGCTGACCGCCCTGGCCGCGCTGCCGCCGCGCCGGCGCGAGGCCTTCGTGCTCTGCCGCATCGAGGGGTTGTCCTATGACGAGGCGGCTGCGCGGATGGAGGTGTCGCGCAACACGGTGATCTCCCACATCGTCGCGGCGATGGCGGAACTCAGCCGGCGCCTGTAG
- the fhuB gene encoding Fe(3+)-hydroxamate ABC transporter permease FhuB, translating into MAEAARPATAGPVPRATARRPGLRLAAALLALGAALAAVNLAGSGVTIGALRLFPPADNDLAALRVVYGLLPRVAAALCAGWLLGVSAVLLRQSLRNPLAEAGTLGVFAAARASVAATLVWAPGLAAGFFLPALLGAGLAAGLVLLLSLRSRFEPLRVILNGLVLSLCLDAFSGLMILVHFEEIGELLIWQSGALVQDNWSGVRLLALAAVATGAGVALLRRPLGLLELGDDAMRGLGLPPARLRLIAFVLALVPAALVCAELGILGFVGLAGAALADLSGARRAGAALIAAPLISAGLLLVTDQTALLLSGAIDIPAGVVTALLGAPLLIVLLRRLPPAPPRPAAAPTTTRRRAGPVLALAGLALALAILAGLSVGRLPEGWFLATGSDWAELLPWRWPRLAAAGAAGGMLAFAGCLMQRLTGNALASPELTGVSSGAALLLIPAVLLLPPMGRSEAMALASLGALAMLGLSLRLARRSGFAPETLLLTGVAVSAFAGSVLSVALVLGDPRLAALLGWLSGSTYAVRPADAVLALAMLAAGVALLPFLRRWLALLPLGGAAARSLGVGVARARLALVVLTAVLTATATLIVGPVSFVGLLAPHLARRAGLATPLAEIGGAVLIGAFLLVLADLLARTIAFPWDAPAGLVVTVIGALGYGVIMRRR; encoded by the coding sequence ATGGCTGAGGCGGCGCGCCCGGCCACCGCCGGACCGGTGCCGCGCGCCACCGCCCGCCGGCCGGGCCTGAGGCTGGCGGCGGCGCTGCTCGCGCTCGGCGCGGCGCTGGCGGCGGTGAATCTCGCCGGGAGCGGCGTCACCATCGGCGCGCTCCGGCTCTTCCCGCCTGCGGACAATGACCTTGCCGCGCTGCGGGTGGTCTATGGGCTCCTGCCGCGCGTGGCGGCGGCGCTGTGCGCAGGCTGGCTGCTCGGCGTCAGCGCGGTGCTGCTGCGCCAGAGCCTGCGCAACCCGCTGGCGGAGGCCGGTACGCTCGGGGTGTTCGCCGCCGCGCGCGCCAGCGTCGCCGCCACGCTGGTCTGGGCGCCGGGCCTTGCCGCCGGCTTCTTCCTGCCGGCGCTGCTCGGCGCCGGGCTGGCGGCCGGGCTGGTGCTGCTCCTGTCGCTGCGCTCGCGCTTCGAGCCGCTGCGGGTGATCCTCAACGGGCTGGTGCTGTCGCTGTGCCTCGACGCCTTCAGCGGCCTGATGATCCTCGTGCATTTCGAGGAGATCGGCGAATTGCTGATCTGGCAGTCCGGCGCGCTGGTGCAGGACAATTGGTCCGGCGTCCGGCTGCTGGCGCTCGCGGCGGTGGCGACGGGGGCGGGCGTCGCCCTCCTGCGGCGCCCGCTCGGCCTGCTCGAACTCGGCGACGACGCGATGCGCGGGCTCGGCCTGCCGCCGGCGCGGCTGCGGCTCATCGCCTTCGTCCTCGCTCTGGTGCCAGCGGCGCTGGTCTGCGCCGAACTCGGCATTCTCGGCTTTGTCGGCCTCGCCGGGGCGGCGCTGGCCGATCTCTCCGGCGCCCGGCGGGCGGGCGCGGCGCTGATCGCCGCGCCGCTGATTTCCGCCGGGCTGCTGCTGGTGACCGACCAGACGGCACTGCTGCTCTCGGGCGCCATCGACATTCCGGCCGGCGTGGTGACGGCGCTGCTCGGGGCGCCGCTGCTGATCGTGCTGCTGCGCCGCCTGCCGCCGGCCCCGCCGCGCCCGGCCGCCGCCCCGACGACGACGCGGCGCCGGGCCGGGCCGGTCCTGGCGCTGGCCGGCCTCGCCTTGGCGCTGGCGATCCTCGCCGGCCTGTCGGTAGGGCGGCTGCCGGAAGGCTGGTTTCTCGCCACCGGGTCCGACTGGGCCGAGCTTCTGCCCTGGCGCTGGCCGCGCCTGGCGGCGGCCGGCGCGGCGGGGGGCATGCTGGCCTTTGCCGGCTGCCTGATGCAGCGGCTGACCGGCAATGCGCTGGCGAGCCCGGAACTGACCGGCGTGTCCTCCGGCGCGGCCTTGCTGCTGATTCCGGCGGTGCTGCTGCTGCCGCCCATGGGGCGCAGCGAAGCGATGGCGCTCGCCAGCCTCGGTGCGCTCGCCATGCTGGGGCTGAGCCTGCGGCTGGCGCGGCGCTCCGGCTTCGCGCCGGAGACGCTGCTGCTGACCGGCGTGGCGGTGAGCGCCTTTGCCGGTTCGGTGCTGTCGGTCGCCCTGGTGCTCGGCGATCCCCGGCTGGCGGCGCTGCTGGGCTGGCTGTCCGGCTCGACCTATGCGGTGCGCCCGGCCGATGCGGTGCTGGCGCTCGCTATGCTCGCCGCCGGTGTCGCCCTCCTGCCCTTTCTGCGGCGCTGGCTCGCTTTGCTGCCGCTTGGCGGCGCGGCGGCGCGGTCGCTGGGCGTCGGTGTGGCGCGGGCGCGGCTGGCGCTCGTCGTGCTGACTGCCGTGCTGACGGCGACGGCGACGTTGATCGTCGGCCCGGTCAGCTTTGTCGGCCTGCTGGCGCCGCATCTCGCCCGCCGCGCCGGCCTCGCCACGCCGCTGGCCGAGATCGGCGGGGCGGTGCTGATCGGCGCCTTTCTCCTGGTGCTGGCCGATCTTCTCGCCCGCACCATCGCCTTTCCCTGGGACGCGCCGGCCGGGCTGGTGGTGACGGTGATCGGCGCGCTGGGTTATGGCGTGATCATGAGGCGGCGATGA
- a CDS encoding FecR domain-containing protein, with protein sequence MTEPVDTDALEWFVRLRDAQSGADERRAFDAWLAADPAHGAAFARAEALWRRFDAVEPEFRRLRRAGRLGRRDVLLGGLAALAAAPAGYVLVNRHILFASVRTAAGERRSVTLEDGSRVELGSASALTMDFTAGLRRVVLVAGEAFFEVAPDPARPFIVEAGPGRTRALGTAFDVKLGDSTVAVAVVEHAVAVSVANTPPLTLEAGWQVSYGPGGLTAPVEVDMALVQAWRRDRLVFEDVPLAEVLRELQRYRRGRIILMDQTVGTMPVTAVFETTNVDGALATIAATLPVRVVDGRLIALVYGR encoded by the coding sequence GTGACCGAACCCGTCGACACCGACGCCCTTGAATGGTTCGTGCGCCTGCGCGATGCGCAGAGCGGCGCCGATGAGCGTCGCGCCTTCGACGCCTGGCTCGCCGCCGATCCCGCGCATGGAGCCGCCTTCGCGCGGGCGGAAGCCCTGTGGCGGCGCTTCGATGCGGTCGAGCCGGAGTTCCGCCGCCTGCGCCGGGCCGGCCGGCTCGGCCGACGCGACGTGCTGCTCGGCGGGCTGGCGGCGCTCGCCGCGGCGCCGGCGGGCTATGTACTGGTCAACCGCCATATCCTGTTCGCCAGCGTGCGGACCGCCGCCGGCGAACGGCGCAGCGTCACGCTGGAGGATGGAAGCCGGGTGGAACTGGGCAGCGCCTCGGCGCTGACAATGGATTTCACCGCCGGCCTGCGCCGCGTCGTGCTGGTCGCCGGGGAGGCGTTCTTCGAGGTCGCCCCGGACCCGGCGCGGCCCTTCATCGTCGAGGCCGGGCCCGGGCGAACCCGCGCGCTGGGTACCGCCTTCGACGTGAAGCTCGGCGATTCCACCGTCGCGGTGGCGGTCGTGGAACATGCCGTCGCCGTGTCGGTGGCGAACACCCCGCCGCTGACGCTGGAGGCGGGCTGGCAGGTGAGCTACGGCCCCGGCGGCCTGACCGCGCCGGTCGAGGTGGACATGGCCCTTGTCCAGGCCTGGCGGCGCGATCGCCTGGTGTTCGAGGATGTCCCGCTCGCCGAGGTGCTGCGCGAACTGCAGCGCTACCGGCGCGGGCGCATCATCCTCATGGACCAGACTGTCGGCACCATGCCGGTGACGGCCGTGTTCGAGACCACCAATGTCGACGGCGCCCTTGCCACCATTGCGGCGACGCTTCCGGTGCGGGTGGTCGATGGCCGTCTCATTGCCCTCGTCTATGGCCGCTAG
- a CDS encoding ABC transporter substrate-binding protein encodes MVRHAAGTGAVARAGIDRRRLLAGACAVPLLLAARHAAASDASRLVSMDLLITELLLTLAIVPLATPNVALYRRLVAEPVLPEAVRDLGPLAEPNLDYLRYLAPERILLADWQGAGLEVLARIAPLTALPVLPGKQPAVAHGEALLRRLAALVAEPARAEPPIARCAAALEAGAAALRGFARPVYVCRFNRDGRNLSLFGGRGMIGDTLARLGLANAYEGRVNGFGVTSAPVLRLAERPEAVIVHFDRGVETEAALARLAQSPVWNALPAVRQGRLVGLPVVYPNGGPCSVTRFARALADRLPALGDG; translated from the coding sequence ATGGTGAGGCACGCCGCGGGCACCGGTGCGGTGGCGCGGGCGGGGATCGACCGGCGCCGGCTTCTGGCCGGCGCCTGCGCCGTTCCCCTGCTGCTCGCCGCGCGGCACGCCGCCGCCAGCGACGCCTCGCGCCTCGTCAGCATGGACCTGCTGATTACCGAACTGCTGCTCACCCTCGCCATCGTGCCGCTGGCGACGCCCAATGTGGCGCTGTACCGCCGGCTGGTGGCCGAGCCGGTGCTGCCGGAGGCGGTGCGCGATCTCGGCCCGCTCGCCGAGCCCAATCTCGACTATCTGCGCTATCTCGCCCCCGAACGCATCCTGCTGGCGGACTGGCAGGGCGCGGGGCTGGAGGTGCTGGCGCGGATCGCCCCGCTCACCGCGCTGCCGGTGCTGCCGGGCAAGCAGCCGGCGGTGGCGCATGGCGAGGCGCTGCTGCGCCGGCTCGCCGCGCTGGTGGCCGAGCCGGCGCGGGCCGAACCGCCCATTGCCCGCTGCGCGGCGGCGCTGGAGGCGGGCGCGGCGGCGCTGCGCGGCTTTGCCCGGCCGGTCTATGTCTGCCGCTTCAACCGCGACGGGCGCAATCTCTCCCTGTTCGGCGGGCGCGGCATGATCGGCGACACGCTGGCGCGGCTCGGCCTCGCCAATGCCTATGAGGGCCGGGTCAACGGCTTCGGCGTCACCAGCGCCCCGGTGCTGCGGCTCGCGGAGCGGCCGGAGGCGGTGATCGTGCATTTCGACCGCGGCGTCGAGACCGAGGCGGCGCTCGCCCGGCTGGCGCAGAGCCCGGTGTGGAACGCGCTGCCGGCGGTGCGGCAGGGGCGGCTCGTCGGGCTGCCCGTGGTCTATCCCAATGGCGGGCCGTGTTCGGTGACGCGCTTCGCCCGCGCTCTGGCCGACCGCCTGCCGGCGCTGGGCGATGGCTGA
- a CDS encoding asparagine synthetase B, which translates to MTAIAGLWRFDGSGGARPVAERMSTALAAYGPDRSGLQEAREQGLALVWRQMRVTAEDSVDRQPLIGAGGALWLVADARIDNGDELADALGLPGEGPDRPTDAGLIMAAYQRWGEGCADRLVGDFAFALWDRQAGRLFLARDFIGSRPLYFAHGPGFFAFASMPKGLFAVPGLSDALDEAEIGAYLALLPAHGTRTLYRDISRLPPGHSLTVRGEARRLERYWRPEAAPAAPAGDYREQVGELRRLYSRAVRDRLRVPAGMGVGSHLSAGFDSASVTALAADELARQGRGLTAFTAAPREGFAPPAYQGRATDESPVAAALAARFANIDHLVIRTGPVDPLQRVEQYLPAQDQPVLNPCNHVWISAIEAEAARRRIRVLLTGAMGNMTASYDGRPHLAQLFRRGRWLRLARVAIGMWRDGTNLKGPFRAALGPYLPRFILEWQGAVPVASTDPFIHTALAADFRHAIDLDAIARERGWDLSYRPWADGKAMRIAVLNRVDQGAVHHASLARHGIDTRDPTADRRLVDFCLALPEQHFIHEGRTSSLLRDAMAGLMPAAHLAQRRRGYQAADWYEGVVASRDTLLAEITRLESSPLASRALDLPRLRALAAALPDPSTPPDQLNMLTRANEQSHRLALLRGLSVGRFIRRVEGGNG; encoded by the coding sequence ATGACGGCGATTGCCGGACTGTGGCGATTCGACGGCTCCGGCGGCGCGCGTCCGGTGGCGGAGCGCATGAGCACCGCGCTCGCCGCCTATGGGCCGGATCGCAGCGGCCTGCAGGAGGCGCGCGAGCAGGGCCTCGCCCTGGTGTGGCGGCAGATGCGCGTCACCGCCGAGGACAGTGTCGACCGCCAGCCGCTCATCGGCGCCGGTGGCGCGCTCTGGCTGGTGGCCGATGCCCGCATCGACAATGGCGACGAACTCGCGGACGCGCTCGGCCTGCCGGGTGAGGGGCCGGACCGCCCAACCGATGCCGGGCTGATCATGGCCGCCTATCAGCGCTGGGGCGAGGGCTGCGCCGATCGGCTGGTGGGCGACTTCGCCTTCGCCCTGTGGGACCGGCAGGCCGGACGCCTGTTTCTGGCGCGGGATTTCATCGGCAGCCGCCCGCTCTATTTCGCCCATGGCCCCGGCTTCTTCGCCTTCGCCTCGATGCCGAAGGGGCTGTTCGCCGTGCCCGGCCTCTCCGACGCGCTCGACGAGGCGGAAATCGGCGCCTATCTGGCGCTGCTGCCGGCGCATGGCACGCGCACCCTCTATCGCGATATCTCCCGCCTGCCCCCCGGCCACAGCCTGACCGTCCGCGGCGAGGCGCGGCGCCTTGAGCGCTACTGGCGACCCGAGGCGGCCCCCGCCGCGCCGGCGGGCGATTATCGCGAGCAGGTGGGGGAACTGCGCCGCCTCTATTCCCGGGCGGTTCGCGACCGTCTGCGCGTGCCGGCGGGCATGGGGGTGGGCAGCCATCTCAGCGCCGGCTTCGACAGCGCCTCCGTCACCGCACTGGCGGCGGACGAGCTGGCGAGGCAGGGCCGGGGCCTCACCGCCTTCACCGCCGCGCCGCGCGAGGGCTTCGCCCCGCCCGCCTATCAGGGGCGGGCGACCGACGAATCCCCCGTCGCCGCCGCGCTGGCAGCGCGCTTTGCCAATATCGACCACCTGGTCATCCGCACCGGCCCGGTCGATCCTCTGCAGCGGGTGGAGCAGTACCTGCCGGCGCAGGACCAGCCGGTGCTGAACCCGTGCAACCATGTCTGGATCAGCGCGATCGAGGCGGAGGCGGCGCGCCGGCGCATCCGCGTGCTGCTCACCGGCGCCATGGGCAACATGACCGCGTCCTATGATGGCCGGCCGCATCTGGCGCAACTGTTCCGGCGCGGGCGCTGGCTGCGGCTGGCGCGCGTGGCCATCGGCATGTGGCGGGACGGCACCAATCTCAAAGGTCCGTTCCGCGCGGCGCTCGGGCCGTATCTGCCCCGTTTCATTCTTGAATGGCAGGGCGCCGTTCCCGTGGCCTCGACCGATCCCTTCATCCACACCGCGCTGGCCGCTGATTTCCGCCACGCCATCGACCTCGACGCCATCGCCCGGGAGCGGGGCTGGGATCTGAGCTACCGCCCCTGGGCCGATGGCAAGGCGATGCGGATCGCCGTGCTGAACCGCGTCGACCAGGGCGCCGTGCATCATGCCAGCCTGGCGCGCCACGGGATCGACACTCGCGATCCGACCGCCGACCGGCGGCTGGTGGATTTCTGCCTCGCGCTGCCGGAACAGCACTTCATCCATGAGGGGCGGACCTCCTCGCTGCTGCGCGATGCCATGGCCGGGCTGATGCCGGCCGCGCATCTGGCGCAGCGGCGGCGCGGCTATCAGGCGGCGGACTGGTATGAGGGCGTCGTGGCCTCGCGCGACACGCTGCTGGCCGAGATCACCCGGCTGGAATCCTCGCCACTGGCCTCCCGCGCGCTCGACCTGCCGCGCCTGCGGGCGCTCGCCGCCGCCCTGCCGGACCCGTCCACCCCGCCGGACCAGCTCAACATGCTGACCCGCGCCAATGAGCAGAGCCACCGGCTCGCCCTGCTGCGCGGGCTCTCGGTCGGGCGATTCATCCGCAGGGTCGAGGGAGGCAATGGCTAG